A stretch of Henckelia pumila isolate YLH828 chromosome 4, ASM3356847v2, whole genome shotgun sequence DNA encodes these proteins:
- the LOC140862443 gene encoding cytochrome P450 81Q32-like has product MELNVYFTTPLLILFVYLVHKSLAPRSHRLPPSPAAALPIIGHLHLLKQPLHRQLHHLSQTSGSPIFFLKLGFRRAVVVSSPDLVEECLTKHDIVFANRPHQLVHKYVAYNHTTMIGAPYGDHWRRLRRVGAQELLSPARLNSFLRIREDEARHLVSSLEKLASSRHGIFSKVVLRPRLSQFTFNMMIKMIAGKTEGDQRRFSELINEAFQMAMASNPQDFLPFLQWIDYGGSTKKMISLSKKLDGFFQILVDEHRLEKRNTLIGHLLSQQESQPEFYSDQTIKALLLGLIVGGTETSSLTIEWAMSLLVNNPHVLQKARQELDSRIGFRRLIKEEDLSNLPYLGSIISETFRLFPVGPLLVPHQSSEDCVVGGYDIPRGTTLFINAWAIHRDPKLWDEPTVFNPDRFDGNYQVYNHKFMPFGMGRRSCPGSGLGLRTVGLALGFLIQCFEWERTTIEEVELDEGVGLSMPKMKPLEVMCKPREVMYEVIQEAILQDTSLG; this is encoded by the exons ATGGAATTGAATGTTTACTTCACCACCCCTCtccttattttatttgtttatctcgTGCACAAATCCTTGGCTCCACGAAGCCACCGCCTGCCACCAAGCCCCGCCGCAGCCCTTCCCATCATCGGCCACCTACACCTACTGAAGCAACCGCTGCACCGGCAGCTCCACCACCTCTCACAAACAAGCGGTAGCCCTATTTTCTTCCTCAAACTCGGTTTTCGCCGTGCCGTGGTGGTGTCTTCCCCGGATCTCGTGGAAGAATGCCTCACGAAACACGACATCGTATTCGCCAACCGGCCTCATCAGCTCGTGCACAAGTACGTGGCATACAATCACACGACCATGATCGGAGCTCCATACGGCGATCACTGGCGGAGACTCCGCCGTGTTGGGGCCCAGGAGCTTCTCTCCCCGGCCCGCCTCAACTCGTTTCTACGCATTCGAGAGGATGAAGCCAGGCACCTGGTATCTAGCCTCGAGAAATTAGCTTCTTCACGCCATGGAATATTCTCGAAAGTGGTGCTGAGGCCCAGACTTTCCCAATTTACCTTCAATATGATGATTAAAATGATCGCCGGGAAAACAGAGGGCGACCAAAGGAGATTTTCTGAGTTGATTAACGAGGCATTTCAGATGGCTATGGCATCGAATCCACAGGATTTCTTGCCATTTTTACAGTGGATTGATTACGGAGGTTCCACGAAGAAGATGATTTCTTTAAGCAAAAAACTAGATGGTTTCTTCCAAATTTTGGTGGATGAGCATCGCCTGGAGAAAAGGAATACGTTGATTGGTCATTTGCTGTCGCAACAGGAGTCCCAGCCGGAGTTCTACTCCGATCAAACCATTAAAGCCCTTCTCTTG GGTTTGATCGTTGGTGGAACAGAAACATCATCTTTAACCATAGAATGGGCAATGTCACTTCTTGTAAACAATCCTCATGTTTTGCAAAAGGCGAGACAAGAGTTAGACTCTCGAATCGGATTTCGTCGCTTGATCAAAGAAGAAGATTTATCCAACCTACCTTACCTTGGCAGCATCATATCCGAGACATTTCGCCTATTCCCAGTGGGGCCATTGCTAGTACCCCATCAGTCATCCGAGGACTGTGTCGTCGGAGGATACGACATTCCAAGAGGCACGACGTTATTTATCAACGCGTGGGCGATACATAGAGACCCCAAGTTGTGGGATGAGCCAACGGTCTTCAATCCGGATAGGTTTGATGGCAATTATCAGGTGTACAATCACAAGTTCATGCCTTTCGGAATGGGGAGGAGGTCGTGCCCCGGGTCGGGTCTAGGACTACGAACCGTGGGATTGGCTTTAGGATTTCTCATTCAATGCTTTGAGTGGGAAAGAACCACCATTGAAGAGGTGGAGTTGGACGAAGGTGTGGGGCTGTCGATGCCTAAGATGAAGCCATTAGAGGTCATGTGCAAGCCCAGAGAGGTAATGTACGAGGTTATTCAAGAAGCAATACTACAAGACACAAGTTTAGGATGA
- the LOC140863889 gene encoding cytochrome P450 81Q32-like: MDTTCFYILLPLFLLLLPLIFPSKSRNPNLPPSPAPALPVIGHLHLLRPLMHRIYHKFSEKLGPIFSLRFGTRLVVVVSSPAAAEECFTKNDIVLANRPRLIIGKYIGYNYTSVATTPYGEHWRNLRRLTAIEIFSSSRLNMFQSMRQDETKILLRKLYQKSQNDFARVELKSLLSEFSFNIIMRMVAGKRYFGESEDDEQAKEYRELIKEAFRYGGVSNPSDFFPVLRWIDYKGKEKGIKRMSKEMDAFLQGLIDEHRRDKVKTTMIGHFLDLQESQPEYYTDSIIKGIIMVMLLGGTDTTSVTIEWAMSVLLNHPEKLEKAKAELDRVVGNHRLVDESEVCKLPYLQNIISETFRLFPAAPLLVPRESSEDCKIGGYDIPKGTILLVNAWAIHRDPMTWDDPDSFNPERFEGGKEIGAAKLLPFGMGRRSCPGNGLATRVVGLSVGSLVQCLEWRRISEEMVDLSEGIGISMPKAIPLEAKCKARQVLHNVFSSSA, translated from the exons ATGGATACAACCTGCTTCTACATCCTCCTTCCACTCTTCCTTCTTCTTTTGCCACTAATCTTCCCTTCAAAATCAAGAAACCCAAACCTCCCGCCGAGTCCGGCGCCTGCACTTCCCGTAATAGGCCACCTCCACCTCCTCAGGCCGCTTATGCATCGAATCTACCATAAATTCTCAGAAAAATTAGGCCCCATCTTCTCCCTTCGCTTCGGAACCCGACTCGTGGTGGTGGTCTCGTCCCCTGCCGCGGCGGAGGAATGCTTCACCAAGAACGACATAGTGTTAGCCAACAGGCCTCGTCTAATCATCGGCAAATACATCGGCTACAACTACACAAGCGTGGCAACTACCCCATACGGCGAGCACTGGCGCAATCTCCGGCGCCTCACCGCGATCGAGATATTCTCCTCATCCCGCTTGAACATGTTTCAGTCCATGCGACAAGACGAAACCAAGATTCTTCTGCGCAAGCTCTACCAGAAGTCGCAGAATGATTTCGCCAGGGTGGAACTCAAGTCCCTCTTGTCCGAGTTTTCCTTCAACATCATCATGAGAATGGTGGCGGGAAAGAGGTATTTCGGTGAATCCGAGGACGATGAACAGGCGAAGGAGTACCGCGAGCTGATTAAAGAGGCTTTTAGGTACGGTGGTGTATCTAATCCTTCCGATTTCTTCCCGGTGTTGAGATGGATCGATTACAAAGGTAAAGAGAAAGGTATAAAAAGGATGAGCAAGGAAATGGATGCCTTCTTGCAAGGATTGATCGATGAACACCGCCGTGATAAAGTAAAAACCACCATGATAGGCCATTTTCTTGATTTGCAAGAGTCTCAGCCAGAGTACTACACGGATTCAATCATCAAAGGCATTATAATG GTGATGCTACTTGGTGGAACCGACACAACATCAGTGACCATAGAATGGGCTATGTCTGTTCTGCTCAACCATCCAGAAAAGCTAGAGAAAGCTAAAGCTGAATTGGACAGAGTCGTGGGAAACCATCGACTCGTGGATGAATCAGAAGTATGCAAGCTACCATATCTCCAAAACATAATCTCCGAGACATTTCGGCTTTTCCCCGCAGCACCATTACTAGTACCACGTGAGTCATCCGAAGATTGCAAGATCGGGGGATACGACATACCCAAAGGAACAATCTTGCTTGTAAACGCGTGGGCAATCCACAGAGACCCCATGACTTGGGATGATCCTGACAGCTTCAATCCCGAGAGATTTGAAGGTGGTAAAGAAATTGGAGCCGCGAAACTGCTGCCGTTTGGGATGGGGCGGAGATCGTGTCCAGGAAATGGTCTGGCGACACGGGTTGTGGGATTGTCCGTAGGGTCACTGGTTCAGTGTCTCGAGTGGCGAAGAATAAGCGAGGAAATGGTTGATTTGAGCGAGGGGATTGGGATTTCTATGCCCAAAGCTATACCGCTTGAGGCAAAATGCAAAGCACGCCAAGTGCTGCACAATGTTTTCTCgtcatctgcctga